A genome region from Nocardia sp. NBC_00565 includes the following:
- a CDS encoding acetyl-CoA C-acetyltransferase, with product MSAPSARRPYAPLRDAYVIDAVRTPVGKRNGALAAVHPADLGAAALRGLLDRNTIDPAVVDDVIVGCVDNIGPQAGNIGRSMWLTAGYPEEVPGVTVDRQCGSSQQAINFGAQAIMSGTAEVIVAGGVQNMSAIPISAAMLAGKEYGFDSPFVGAQGWDHRYGTGEVSQFNGAQMIADKWNISREEMERWALRSHERARDAIKNGRFDNEIVAVGDFWIDQCPRETTLEKMASLAVLAEGGTLTAAVASQISDGASATLLASEWAVEAYGLRPRARIHHVSARGADPIMMLTGPIPATKWALEKTGLTIDDIDVIEINEAFAPVVLAWLRETGADPDKVNVNGGAIALGHPLGATGAKLFATLLNELERRNGRYGLLTICEGGGTANATIIERL from the coding sequence ATGTCAGCACCATCCGCCCGCCGTCCCTACGCTCCGCTCCGGGATGCCTATGTGATCGACGCGGTGCGCACCCCGGTGGGCAAGCGCAATGGCGCGCTGGCCGCTGTACATCCGGCCGATCTGGGCGCGGCCGCGCTGCGAGGTCTGCTGGACCGCAACACGATCGACCCGGCGGTGGTCGACGACGTGATCGTCGGCTGTGTCGACAACATCGGCCCGCAGGCGGGCAATATCGGCCGCAGCATGTGGCTGACCGCGGGGTATCCGGAGGAAGTTCCCGGCGTCACCGTCGACCGGCAGTGCGGATCCTCGCAGCAGGCCATCAATTTCGGCGCGCAGGCCATCATGAGCGGCACCGCCGAGGTGATCGTCGCGGGCGGTGTGCAGAACATGAGCGCCATCCCGATCTCGGCGGCCATGTTGGCGGGCAAGGAATACGGTTTCGACTCACCGTTCGTCGGCGCGCAGGGGTGGGACCATCGCTATGGCACCGGCGAGGTTTCGCAGTTCAACGGCGCGCAGATGATCGCCGACAAGTGGAATATCAGCCGAGAAGAGATGGAGCGCTGGGCATTGCGCAGCCACGAGCGCGCCCGCGATGCCATCAAGAACGGTCGCTTCGACAATGAGATCGTGGCGGTCGGCGACTTCTGGATCGACCAGTGCCCGCGCGAGACCACACTGGAGAAGATGGCGTCGCTGGCGGTCCTGGCCGAGGGGGGGACGCTGACCGCCGCGGTCGCCAGCCAGATCTCCGACGGCGCGAGCGCGACGCTGTTGGCATCCGAATGGGCCGTCGAGGCATACGGATTGCGCCCGCGCGCCCGCATCCACCACGTGAGCGCGCGCGGTGCCGATCCGATCATGATGCTCACCGGCCCGATTCCGGCGACCAAGTGGGCGCTGGAGAAGACCGGGCTGACCATCGACGATATCGATGTCATCGAAATCAACGAAGCGTTCGCCCCCGTGGTTCTGGCGTGGCTGCGGGAGACCGGCGCGGACCCGGACAAGGTCAATGTCAACGGCGGCGCGATCGCCCTCGGTCACCCGCTGGGTGCCACCGGCGCAAAGCTTTTCGCCACCCTGCTCAACGAGCTGGAACGCCGAAACGGCCGCTACGGCCTACTCACCATCTGTGAGGGCGGCGGCACCGCCAACGCCACCATCATCGAACGCTTGTAA
- a CDS encoding NAD(P)H-dependent flavin oxidoreductase, whose translation MTVLRTPLTELVGIEHPIVQTGMGWVAGPSLVSATAEAGGLGILASATMTFAELEAAIAKTKAHTAKPFGVNIRADATDAPERIDLLIREQVAVASFALAPKQELIAKLKDAGVVVIPSIGAAKHAVKVASWGADAVIVQGGEGGGHTGPVATTLLLPSVLDAVDIPVVAAGGFFDGRGLAAALAYGAAGVAMGTRFLLTKESTVPEAVKQEYLKRQLQDTVVSLKVDGMPHRVLNTELVDRLEHSGRWRGLAAAVSNAAKFKGMTGMKWSTMVRDGLAMRKAKDLSWSQVVMAANTPMLLRAGLVEGNTQAGVLAAGQVTGIIDDLPTCKELIDRIVADAVARIDAIAALTDTRVTPTQSN comes from the coding sequence ATGACCGTGCTGCGGACACCGCTGACCGAGCTGGTCGGCATCGAGCATCCCATCGTGCAGACCGGCATGGGCTGGGTCGCCGGTCCGAGCCTGGTCTCGGCCACCGCCGAGGCCGGCGGGCTCGGAATCCTGGCTTCGGCCACCATGACCTTCGCCGAGCTGGAAGCCGCGATCGCGAAGACCAAGGCACACACCGCCAAACCCTTCGGGGTGAATATCCGCGCTGATGCCACGGACGCTCCGGAGCGCATCGATCTGCTGATCCGGGAGCAGGTGGCCGTCGCATCGTTCGCGTTGGCCCCCAAGCAGGAATTGATCGCCAAGCTGAAAGATGCCGGTGTGGTGGTGATTCCGTCGATCGGCGCCGCCAAGCATGCGGTGAAGGTCGCCTCCTGGGGTGCCGACGCGGTGATCGTGCAGGGCGGTGAGGGCGGCGGACATACCGGCCCGGTGGCCACCACGCTGCTGCTGCCATCGGTGCTGGATGCGGTCGATATCCCGGTTGTCGCGGCGGGCGGGTTCTTCGACGGCCGTGGTCTGGCGGCCGCATTGGCATACGGCGCCGCGGGTGTCGCGATGGGGACCCGCTTCCTGCTCACGAAGGAGAGCACCGTCCCTGAGGCGGTCAAGCAGGAGTACCTGAAGCGGCAGCTGCAGGACACCGTGGTCTCGCTCAAGGTCGACGGCATGCCGCATCGCGTACTGAACACCGAACTCGTTGACCGCCTGGAACATTCGGGTCGTTGGCGGGGCCTGGCCGCCGCGGTATCGAACGCGGCGAAGTTCAAGGGCATGACCGGCATGAAATGGTCGACGATGGTGCGCGACGGACTCGCCATGCGAAAGGCCAAGGACCTCAGCTGGTCTCAGGTCGTCATGGCCGCCAACACCCCGATGCTGCTGCGCGCCGGTCTCGTCGAGGGCAATACCCAAGCCGGTGTCCTCGCCGCGGGCCAGGTCACCGGCATCATCGATGACCTGCCCACCTGCAAGGAACTGATCGACCGCATCGTCGCCGATGCCGTCGCCAGAATCGACGCGATAGCCGCTCTCACCGATACGAGAGTGACTCCGACCCAATCCAATTGA
- a CDS encoding CoA-transferase subunit beta, whose product MTASRSDSVRGGGRATGGPASRSDSLGDGGRATGGPTIETVTRAEICALACAEIFSGAGEIMASPMSPMSIIGARLAKLTTEPDLLLSDGEALFFADTPPLGGKAPIEGWIPFRKVFDVVASGRRHVVMGANQIDRFGNQNLSAFGALQQPSRQMFGSRGAPGNTINHPTSYWVARHTRRVFVDQVDIVSGVGYDKVDPADSAYRFHHLHRVVTNLGVFDFEGPDHTMRARSLHPGVTAAEVAENTSFEIAGLADAGATRLPTAEELRLIRDVLDPKKVRESEVPS is encoded by the coding sequence ATGACAGCATCGCGTAGCGATTCAGTGCGGGGTGGTGGCCGGGCGACGGGCGGGCCAGCATCGCGTAGCGATTCATTGGGGGATGGTGGCCGGGCGACGGGCGGGCCAACCATCGAAACCGTCACCCGGGCCGAGATCTGCGCACTGGCCTGCGCCGAGATCTTCAGTGGGGCCGGGGAAATCATGGCCTCGCCGATGTCGCCGATGTCGATCATCGGCGCGCGACTGGCTAAATTGACCACCGAACCGGATCTGCTGCTCTCCGATGGCGAGGCGCTGTTCTTCGCCGATACACCGCCGCTCGGCGGCAAGGCCCCGATCGAGGGCTGGATTCCGTTCCGCAAGGTCTTCGATGTGGTGGCCTCCGGTCGTCGCCATGTGGTGATGGGCGCCAACCAGATCGACCGGTTCGGCAACCAGAATCTGTCGGCATTCGGTGCGCTGCAGCAGCCGAGCAGGCAGATGTTCGGTTCGCGCGGCGCACCGGGCAACACCATCAATCATCCGACCAGCTACTGGGTCGCGCGACATACCCGGCGGGTATTCGTGGATCAGGTCGATATCGTTTCCGGCGTCGGCTACGACAAGGTCGATCCGGCCGATTCGGCCTACCGGTTCCATCACCTGCATCGAGTGGTGACCAACCTGGGCGTCTTCGATTTCGAGGGACCCGACCACACCATGCGGGCGCGCAGCCTGCACCCGGGCGTCACCGCCGCCGAGGTCGCGGAGAACACCTCCTTCGAGATCGCGGGCCTGGCCGACGCGGGTGCTACCCGGCTGCCGACCGCCGAGGAACTGCGGTTGATCCGGGATGTGCTCGATCCCAAGAAGGTTCGGGAATCGGAGGTGCCGTCATGA
- the ipdA gene encoding cholesterol ring-cleaving hydrolase subunit IpdA, which translates to MRDKRMSLDAVVGELRSGMTIGIGGWGSRRKPMALVRAILRSDITDLTVVTYGGPDLGLLCSAGKVRKAYYGFVSLDSPPFYDPWFAKARTSGALVAREMDEGMVKCGLQAAAARLPFLPIRAGLGSDVVNFWDGELQTVTSPYPGPDGRPETLIAMPALNLDAALVHLNIGDKHGNAAYTGVDPYFDDLYCLAAERRYVSVERVVETEELVKTVPLQSLLLNRMMVDGVVEAPNGAHFTLAADSYRRDEKFQKHYVESAKTPEAWQQFVDKYLAVSEDEYQAAVREFAQEAQK; encoded by the coding sequence ATGCGGGACAAGCGAATGTCGCTCGACGCGGTCGTCGGCGAACTGCGCAGCGGAATGACCATCGGCATCGGCGGCTGGGGCTCGCGGCGCAAGCCGATGGCGCTGGTGCGGGCCATCCTGCGCTCGGATATCACGGATCTGACCGTGGTCACCTATGGCGGACCGGATCTCGGTCTGCTGTGCTCGGCGGGCAAAGTACGCAAGGCCTATTACGGCTTCGTATCCCTGGATTCGCCGCCGTTCTACGATCCGTGGTTCGCCAAGGCACGCACCTCGGGCGCGCTGGTGGCCCGGGAGATGGACGAGGGCATGGTGAAGTGCGGGCTGCAGGCAGCGGCCGCGCGGCTGCCGTTCCTGCCGATCCGGGCGGGGCTCGGATCCGATGTCGTGAATTTCTGGGATGGCGAATTACAGACCGTGACATCGCCGTACCCGGGTCCCGATGGTCGGCCCGAAACCTTGATCGCGATGCCGGCGCTGAATCTCGATGCGGCGCTTGTGCATCTGAATATCGGCGACAAGCACGGCAATGCCGCTTACACCGGTGTCGATCCGTACTTCGACGATCTGTACTGCCTGGCCGCCGAGCGTCGCTATGTATCGGTGGAGCGGGTGGTGGAGACCGAGGAACTGGTGAAAACCGTTCCGCTGCAGTCGTTGCTGCTCAATCGAATGATGGTCGACGGTGTGGTCGAAGCCCCGAACGGCGCGCACTTCACGCTGGCCGCTGACAGCTATCGCCGCGACGAGAAGTTCCAGAAGCACTACGTGGAGTCGGCCAAGACGCCGGAGGCCTGGCAGCAGTTCGTCGACAAGTATCTGGCCGTCTCCGAGGACGAGTACCAGGCTGCCGTTCGCGAGTTCGCACAGGAGGCGCAAAAATGA
- a CDS encoding enoyl-CoA hydratase family protein, giving the protein MGINRHSESTGITVVTVDYPPVNAIPSDGWFTLADEIRAAGRDPETKVVVLRAENRGFNAGVDIKEMQRTPGHQALIDANHGCFEAFAAVYDCPVPVIAAVQGFCLGGGIGLVGNADVVIASDDATFGLPEVDRGALGAATHLSRLVPQHLMRALFYTASTITAQQLQHFGSVYQVVPRAELDAAAMEVAKNIAAKDGRVIRAAKRALNGIDLQDVHRSYRYEQGFTFELNLAGVADEIRARFDDDLAARKEESKEN; this is encoded by the coding sequence ATGGGGATCAACCGTCACTCCGAATCAACCGGCATCACCGTGGTCACGGTCGACTACCCGCCGGTCAACGCCATACCCTCCGACGGCTGGTTCACGCTGGCCGATGAGATCCGCGCGGCCGGGCGCGACCCGGAGACCAAGGTGGTGGTGCTGCGCGCCGAGAACCGCGGATTCAACGCCGGTGTCGATATCAAGGAGATGCAGCGCACCCCGGGCCATCAGGCGCTGATCGACGCGAATCACGGCTGCTTCGAGGCGTTCGCGGCGGTCTACGACTGCCCGGTGCCGGTGATCGCGGCTGTGCAGGGCTTCTGCCTCGGCGGCGGCATCGGCCTGGTCGGCAACGCCGATGTGGTGATCGCCTCCGACGATGCCACTTTCGGTCTGCCCGAGGTCGACCGCGGCGCACTCGGCGCGGCCACACATCTGTCGCGGCTGGTGCCCCAACATCTGATGCGGGCGCTGTTCTACACCGCGAGCACCATCACCGCGCAGCAGCTGCAGCACTTCGGATCGGTGTACCAGGTGGTGCCGCGCGCCGAACTAGACGCCGCTGCAATGGAAGTCGCCAAGAACATCGCGGCCAAGGACGGCCGGGTGATCCGGGCGGCGAAGCGGGCGCTGAACGGCATCGATCTGCAGGACGTGCACCGCAGCTACCGCTACGAACAGGGCTTCACCTTCGAGCTGAATCTGGCCGGCGTCGCGGATGAGATCCGCGCCCGGTTCGACGACGATCTGGCCGCACGCAAGGAAGAGAGCAAGGAAAACTGA
- a CDS encoding SDR family oxidoreductase: MALEIDLTGSVVLVTGGVRGVGAGVSKAFLATGATVVACARRPGEAPVRHDGREIEYLPCDVRDVDAVQGLVDTIVARHGRLDHLINNAGGAPFALAATASKNFHSKIIELNLLAPLLVSQAANAVMQQQPDGGSIVMVSSVSGHRPSPGTAAYGAAKAGIDSLTSSLAIEWAPKVRVNSLVAGAVETEQSQLHYGDQDGIDAVGATIPLGRMARPDDIGRCAAFLASPLAAYVSGATLLVHGGGERPAFLAASNAELPAQA, encoded by the coding sequence GTGGCACTCGAAATCGATCTCACCGGCAGCGTCGTTCTGGTCACCGGCGGCGTGCGCGGGGTGGGCGCGGGTGTGAGCAAGGCATTTCTCGCCACCGGAGCCACCGTGGTGGCCTGTGCGCGGCGTCCCGGCGAAGCTCCTGTGCGCCACGATGGACGGGAGATCGAATACCTGCCCTGCGATGTGCGTGATGTCGACGCCGTACAGGGGCTGGTCGATACGATCGTGGCTCGACACGGCCGCCTCGATCATCTGATCAACAACGCGGGTGGCGCTCCGTTCGCCCTGGCCGCGACCGCGAGCAAGAACTTCCATAGCAAGATCATCGAACTGAATCTGCTCGCGCCCCTGCTGGTCTCGCAGGCCGCCAACGCGGTCATGCAGCAGCAGCCGGACGGCGGGTCGATCGTGATGGTGTCCAGCGTGAGCGGTCACCGGCCCTCGCCCGGCACCGCCGCCTACGGTGCGGCCAAGGCCGGTATCGACAGCCTGACCTCCTCGCTCGCCATCGAATGGGCGCCCAAGGTTCGGGTCAACTCGCTGGTCGCCGGTGCGGTCGAAACGGAGCAGAGTCAGCTGCACTACGGCGACCAGGACGGCATCGACGCGGTCGGCGCGACCATCCCGCTCGGCCGGATGGCCCGCCCCGATGACATCGGCCGCTGTGCCGCCTTCCTCGCCTCACCGCTGGCCGCGTATGTCAGCGGCGCCACGCTGCTGGTGCACGGTGGCGGTGAGCGACCGGCATTCCTTGCCGCGTCGAACGCGGAGCTGCCCGCGCAGGCCTGA
- a CDS encoding SDR family oxidoreductase: protein MDTEQICAGRIVIVTGAGRGIGRAHALAFAAAGARVVVNDLGSTLNGVATSETPAQQVVAEIEALGGEAVANGDDIADWDGARNLIRQAVDTFGGLDVLVNNAGFVRDRMLVNLGEDEWDAVIRVHLKGHFATMRHAAEYWRGESKAGRPVDARIINTSSGAGLQGSVGQGNYGAAKAGIAGLTLTAAAEFARYGVTVNAIAPSARTRMTEIVFAETMAAPEDGFDAMAPENISPIVVWLGSPQSAAVTGRMFEVEGGKVALADGWRHGTAVDRGARWSPAELGPVVADLIAKSTPPEPVYGA, encoded by the coding sequence ATGGACACCGAGCAGATCTGCGCGGGGCGCATCGTCATCGTCACCGGCGCAGGCCGCGGTATCGGCCGGGCGCACGCGCTCGCCTTCGCCGCCGCCGGAGCACGCGTGGTGGTCAATGATCTCGGCTCCACCCTGAACGGCGTGGCGACCAGCGAGACGCCCGCCCAGCAGGTTGTCGCCGAGATCGAGGCGCTCGGCGGGGAGGCCGTCGCCAATGGCGACGACATCGCGGACTGGGACGGCGCGCGCAACCTCATCCGTCAGGCCGTCGACACCTTCGGTGGCCTGGACGTACTGGTCAACAATGCCGGTTTCGTGCGCGACCGCATGTTGGTCAACCTCGGCGAGGACGAATGGGACGCGGTGATCCGAGTGCACCTCAAGGGCCACTTCGCGACCATGCGCCACGCCGCCGAATACTGGCGCGGCGAGTCCAAGGCGGGCCGTCCGGTCGACGCCCGCATCATCAACACCAGTTCCGGCGCTGGCCTGCAGGGCAGCGTCGGCCAGGGCAACTACGGTGCGGCCAAGGCGGGCATCGCGGGCCTGACCCTCACCGCCGCAGCGGAATTCGCACGCTACGGCGTCACCGTCAACGCCATCGCCCCGTCCGCCCGCACCCGGATGACCGAGATCGTCTTCGCCGAAACCATGGCCGCCCCCGAGGACGGCTTCGACGCCATGGCCCCGGAGAACATCTCGCCGATCGTCGTCTGGCTCGGCAGCCCCCAATCCGCCGCCGTCACCGGCCGGATGTTCGAGGTCGAGGGCGGCAAGGTCGCCTTGGCCGACGGCTGGCGGCACGGCACCGCCGTCGACCGCGGCGCCCGCTGGAGCCCCGCCGAACTCGGCCCGGTAGTCGCCGACCTGATCGCCAAGTCCACCCCACCCGAGCCCGTCTACGGCGCCTGA
- a CDS encoding ImmA/IrrE family metallo-endopeptidase: MSESRTQSGLRAYRRVAAAVDAVCAVAADSDATTLEEVVASIASERHREIEIASAQLGPGVCGQRRFYPDRDVIVLATALPSRDHTLAHELGHIVFDHEGAPAPEVTLEASDDLIAYMLSQRAHQQIVDDGADELAEWEAETFAAMLMTRLRVFNSRGAGVSVLRFDEALG, translated from the coding sequence ATGAGTGAGAGTAGGACGCAGAGCGGACTTCGGGCGTACCGACGGGTCGCGGCGGCGGTCGACGCGGTGTGCGCCGTCGCCGCGGATTCCGATGCGACCACCCTCGAGGAGGTCGTCGCCTCGATCGCGAGTGAGCGGCACCGCGAGATCGAAATCGCCAGTGCCCAGCTGGGTCCCGGCGTATGCGGGCAGCGGCGGTTCTATCCGGACCGCGATGTCATCGTGCTCGCCACCGCACTACCGAGCCGCGACCACACGCTCGCACACGAATTGGGCCATATCGTCTTCGATCACGAGGGCGCGCCGGCACCCGAGGTGACCCTGGAGGCCAGTGACGATCTGATCGCCTACATGCTCAGCCAGCGTGCGCATCAGCAGATCGTCGACGACGGCGCGGACGAACTCGCCGAATGGGAGGCCGAGACCTTCGCCGCCATGTTGATGACCCGACTCCGCGTGTTCAACAGCCGGGGCGCAGGCGTCTCGGTCCTTCGATTCGATGAGGCGCTGGGATGA
- a CDS encoding helix-turn-helix domain-containing protein, with protein sequence MADFAARLNKLFETVHPPGRKPHTNAEVAAALTASGHPISKPYLSQLRSGQRTNPSDETVAALAKFFKVKPDYFFNDIYAAKIDHDLELLSQLQGYGLRRLSSRAFDLSEESQNLLTSMAEKLRASEGLPEIPPDGTE encoded by the coding sequence ATGGCTGATTTCGCGGCGCGGCTGAACAAGCTGTTCGAAACCGTGCATCCCCCGGGGCGCAAGCCGCACACCAACGCGGAGGTTGCGGCTGCGCTGACGGCCTCCGGGCATCCGATCTCGAAACCGTACCTCTCGCAGTTGCGGTCGGGACAGCGGACCAACCCGTCGGACGAAACGGTGGCTGCACTGGCCAAGTTCTTCAAGGTCAAACCGGACTACTTCTTCAACGACATCTATGCCGCCAAGATCGATCACGATCTGGAGTTGCTGTCCCAGCTGCAGGGCTATGGGCTGCGACGGCTGTCGAGTAGGGCGTTTGATCTTTCCGAAGAATCACAGAACCTCCTCACCTCCATGGCGGAGAAGTTGCGGGCAAGCGAAGGTTTGCCCGAAATTCCTCCGGACGGTACCGAATAG
- a CDS encoding steroid 3-ketoacyl-CoA thiolase: MGTPVIVEAARTPIGKRGGWLAGLHAAELLGLAQRGLLDKAHLDPALVEQVIGGCVTQAGEQSNNVTRVAWLHAGLPWQVGATTIDAQCGSAQQANHLIAGLIATGAIDIGMACGVEAMSRVPLGANVGEHAGPRRPASWNIDLPNQFEAAERIAKRRGLTRDDLDGLGVRSQRLAAQAWAEGRFDREVLHVTAPAVDKEGNLTGEKLDVTRDQGLRETTPEGLAKLKPVLDGGVHTAGTSSQISDGAAAVLLMDEKAAQRAGLRPRARIVTQVLVGAEPEFHLDGPVQACTRLLERSGMNIGDIDLFEINEAFAAVALSWASVHNPDMDRVNVNGGAIALGHPVGSTGSRLLTTALHELERTGDSTAMVLMCAGGALATGTIIERL, encoded by the coding sequence ATGGGCACACCCGTCATCGTCGAGGCCGCTCGCACCCCTATCGGCAAGCGCGGCGGCTGGCTCGCCGGTCTACACGCCGCCGAACTGCTCGGCCTCGCGCAGCGCGGACTGCTCGATAAGGCGCACCTGGATCCCGCCCTGGTGGAGCAGGTCATCGGTGGTTGCGTCACCCAGGCCGGTGAACAGTCCAATAATGTGACACGCGTCGCCTGGCTGCACGCCGGACTGCCGTGGCAGGTCGGCGCCACCACAATCGACGCGCAGTGCGGATCGGCGCAGCAGGCCAATCACTTGATCGCCGGGCTCATCGCGACCGGCGCCATCGATATCGGCATGGCCTGCGGCGTGGAGGCGATGAGCCGAGTTCCCTTGGGCGCCAACGTCGGTGAGCACGCGGGGCCGCGCCGGCCCGCATCCTGGAATATCGATCTGCCGAACCAGTTCGAGGCGGCCGAGCGAATTGCCAAGCGGCGCGGCCTCACTCGCGACGATCTGGACGGACTCGGCGTCCGTTCGCAGCGACTGGCTGCCCAGGCCTGGGCCGAGGGCCGCTTCGACCGCGAGGTGCTGCACGTGACGGCGCCCGCCGTCGACAAGGAAGGCAATCTCACCGGCGAAAAGCTGGACGTGACAAGGGATCAGGGGCTGCGCGAGACCACACCCGAGGGTCTGGCCAAGTTGAAGCCGGTACTGGACGGTGGCGTCCATACCGCGGGCACGTCGTCGCAGATCTCCGACGGCGCGGCCGCAGTACTGCTGATGGACGAAAAGGCCGCGCAGCGAGCGGGTTTGCGCCCGCGCGCCCGGATCGTCACCCAGGTGCTCGTCGGCGCGGAGCCGGAGTTCCATCTCGACGGACCGGTGCAGGCCTGCACTCGACTGCTCGAGCGGTCCGGGATGAATATCGGTGACATCGATCTTTTCGAGATCAATGAGGCCTTTGCGGCCGTTGCGCTTTCGTGGGCTTCTGTACACAATCCGGACATGGACCGGGTAAATGTCAACGGCGGCGCCATTGCCCTCGGACATCCGGTGGGTTCCACCGGATCCCGGCTCCTCACAACGGCTTTGCACGAACTGGAGCGAACCGGAGATAGTACCGCGATGGTGCTCATGTGCGCGGGTGGCGCACTGGCGACAGGCACCATCATCGAGCGGTTGTAG
- a CDS encoding cytochrome P450, producing the protein MIVERVSVCRRRHLVVDPRNARPNLPDGFDVTDPDIYAERVPVEEYAELRRTAPIWWNPQPAEIGGFHDEGFWVVSKYADVKEVSRRSDVFSNFENTAIPRFNDDITREQIELQRFVLLNMDAPHHTKLRKIISRGFTPRVINGLRAELKARAESIVKEAAESGSGDFVTQVASELPLQAIAELIGIPQEDRMKVFTWSNDMTGYDDPESEADPVAASAEVLGYAYQMAAARKECPADDIVTKLIEADVDGDELTPEEFGFFVIMLAVAGNETTRNAITHGMAAFLDHPDQWELFKNERPATAADEIIRWATPVTSFQRTALEDTELGGVQIKKGQRVVMLYRSANFDEDVFEDPEKFDITRKDNQHLSFGGTGAHFCIGANLARMEVDLIFNAIADAMPDITKLGDPKRLRSGWLNGVKEFQVGYRGSGCPVVH; encoded by the coding sequence ATGATTGTAGAACGTGTTTCAGTTTGTCGAAGGAGACATCTGGTGGTAGACCCGCGCAATGCCCGGCCGAATCTGCCGGATGGGTTCGATGTCACGGACCCGGACATTTATGCCGAGCGTGTTCCGGTCGAGGAGTACGCCGAATTGCGTCGTACCGCACCGATCTGGTGGAACCCACAGCCCGCCGAGATCGGTGGCTTCCACGACGAGGGCTTCTGGGTGGTGAGCAAGTATGCGGACGTCAAGGAGGTCTCGCGGCGCAGCGACGTGTTCTCCAACTTCGAGAACACCGCGATCCCGCGGTTCAACGACGACATCACCCGGGAGCAGATCGAACTGCAGCGGTTCGTGCTGTTGAACATGGACGCACCCCATCACACCAAGCTGCGCAAGATCATCTCGCGCGGTTTCACCCCGCGCGTGATCAACGGCCTGCGTGCCGAACTCAAGGCCAGGGCCGAGTCGATCGTGAAGGAGGCGGCGGAGTCCGGATCCGGTGACTTCGTCACCCAGGTCGCCTCCGAACTGCCGCTGCAGGCGATCGCCGAGCTGATCGGCATCCCGCAGGAGGACCGCATGAAGGTCTTCACCTGGTCCAACGATATGACCGGCTACGACGATCCGGAGAGCGAGGCCGACCCGGTCGCCGCCTCCGCCGAAGTCCTCGGCTACGCCTACCAGATGGCCGCGGCGCGCAAGGAATGCCCGGCCGACGATATCGTCACCAAACTGATCGAAGCCGATGTCGACGGCGATGAGCTGACACCGGAGGAGTTCGGCTTCTTCGTCATCATGCTGGCCGTGGCGGGCAACGAGACGACCCGCAACGCGATCACCCACGGTATGGCGGCCTTCCTGGATCACCCGGACCAGTGGGAGCTGTTCAAGAACGAGCGCCCGGCCACCGCCGCCGACGAGATCATCCGGTGGGCGACGCCGGTCACCTCGTTCCAGCGGACCGCGCTCGAGGACACCGAGCTCGGCGGCGTGCAGATCAAGAAGGGCCAGCGGGTGGTCATGCTCTACCGCTCGGCCAACTTCGACGAGGACGTATTCGAGGATCCGGAGAAGTTCGACATCACGCGAAAGGACAACCAGCACTTGTCCTTCGGCGGCACCGGCGCACACTTCTGCATCGGCGCCAACCTGGCGCGGATGGAGGTCGATCTGATCTTCAACGCCATCGCCGACGCCATGCCCGATATCACCAAGCTCGGTGATCCGAAGCGGTTGCGCTCGGGCTGGCTCAACGGCGTCAAGGAGTTCCAGGTCGGCTACCGGGGCTCCGGCTGTCCGGTCGTGCACTGA
- a CDS encoding nuclear transport factor 2 family protein, with protein sequence MTTTEHPARAAGLASQSAVRARDKQAWVDLFAADGIVEDPIGPSGFDPEGKGHRGKEAIARFWDMAIAKTDSIEFRFEDSFACGNEIAFTGLIRTKMGGHQIDAEGVFTYKVDDTGKIAALRAFWEVDRAMRTAEPIA encoded by the coding sequence ATGACCACTACTGAGCATCCAGCACGAGCCGCCGGACTCGCCTCGCAAAGTGCGGTACGGGCTCGTGACAAGCAGGCCTGGGTAGATCTGTTCGCCGCCGACGGCATCGTCGAAGATCCCATCGGCCCTTCGGGTTTCGATCCGGAGGGCAAGGGCCATCGGGGCAAGGAGGCGATCGCCAGGTTCTGGGATATGGCGATCGCGAAGACCGATTCGATCGAGTTCCGCTTCGAGGACTCCTTCGCCTGCGGTAACGAGATCGCCTTCACCGGCCTGATCCGCACCAAGATGGGCGGCCACCAGATCGACGCCGAGGGCGTATTCACCTACAAGGTGGACGACACCGGCAAAATCGCTGCGCTGCGGGCATTTTGGGAGGTCGACCGAGCCATGCGGACGGCTGAGCCCATCGCCTGA